In Pontiella desulfatans, one DNA window encodes the following:
- a CDS encoding glycoside hydrolase family 55 protein — MTPTRNLLNKCNVRWFAVVVAVVSFGSTSQATSFPDMPTHGPTDQFPPSFFDFIPPVGGVAADASPLVNEWTRHNQPGDTMALTGEDLSFPPAGKPEGADTTFLFFGQNFAVTSGIVQRVEGRHCAVTLPFRLPPDEMYLAWPTNSNGVGMPVAINQTESWWIGFDEVAAGETFSVYGRNLSLGGGACWVYIEETGDWEKSFSANPYKADFTCPDLKNGTYTIWPHNGHGDKYGWGAPRKLTVRDANVWSDDSHSWFNVKDYGAVGDGITDDTEAINLAAKEAGDKPYSTVYFPAGTFLVSDRIYPNRAFLRYKGAGESLTTLQAASDSFGSSKYMLPLREDSAVEDLAFNKGDLNVIPITVQGGRTRSHITLTRVTSSALSTGPLGDTSGAPALDYTSGKYFKAKDCTFITNYGVKGGKADQVLFENCEFVGIGDCNGLMWYEGSRFAMTGCHAHPYDASSSVDGLGWAKGRWVYGGGYITKAYIGDNVSIDMAPRLADPFYRGNPVSISALEWVDPEKTGPTDQARQVLSFSDLGRQEIGNVQASVGEVGHKRPEWGSKIESWDYDQGQVEIRGMAKNLASSTDDEVIFFDIVDQNAGEQFLWEAMVVTYAGSPSAVTDSATLHFGDLEEDFSGYTMIIAEGRGAGQSSKLAASDTSNGTVTLETPLGVEPDSTSLCKIGKFLDRVVLYGNDLSGTDRASEAGVYTATTGISCYGGGSKLIVDGNKFSKMKSGVVLWAGAGEAPSNIMQPNVFNVVKNNTIESCQNGVANVVNDWGHGVQQDKTFFCNVTRSNRIVNSTVAAFVNSTSEGRQRKDLCVFEQIHLESNAAMVLEENVDVHNQIWIRNEFTVEGSGHINITIVLPGGVDESRRNTSSYPLVGFGDRPVRAMLYDIEGTLIQTWNGLEDESRLYLENLMSDRWYEVKFFVFQESSWTHHSSISIGPNTQ; from the coding sequence ATGACACCGACACGTAATCTTTTAAATAAATGCAATGTCCGTTGGTTTGCTGTGGTAGTGGCTGTTGTCTCCTTCGGATCTACATCGCAGGCGACGTCATTTCCGGACATGCCTACACACGGCCCTACGGATCAATTCCCGCCGAGTTTTTTTGATTTTATTCCACCAGTTGGCGGTGTTGCTGCAGACGCCTCTCCTTTGGTCAACGAATGGACGCGCCACAACCAACCCGGCGATACCATGGCGCTTACGGGAGAGGATCTTTCATTTCCTCCCGCGGGAAAGCCAGAAGGTGCCGATACGACGTTCCTTTTCTTTGGACAGAACTTTGCGGTAACCTCCGGCATCGTCCAGCGGGTTGAAGGTCGTCACTGCGCCGTCACCCTACCCTTCAGGCTTCCTCCCGACGAGATGTACTTGGCATGGCCGACCAACTCCAACGGTGTAGGTATGCCCGTGGCGATCAACCAGACCGAGTCTTGGTGGATTGGATTCGACGAGGTTGCGGCAGGGGAAACATTCTCGGTCTACGGCCGTAACCTTTCGCTCGGAGGCGGTGCTTGCTGGGTCTATATCGAGGAAACAGGCGATTGGGAGAAGAGTTTCAGCGCGAATCCCTACAAGGCGGATTTCACCTGCCCCGATCTCAAGAATGGAACTTATACCATTTGGCCTCACAACGGTCATGGAGATAAGTATGGTTGGGGAGCGCCTCGGAAACTTACTGTGCGCGATGCCAATGTATGGAGTGATGATTCGCACTCTTGGTTCAATGTAAAGGATTATGGGGCTGTGGGCGACGGGATCACGGATGATACCGAAGCTATAAATCTCGCGGCGAAGGAGGCGGGGGATAAACCTTATTCCACGGTTTATTTCCCCGCCGGAACCTTTCTGGTTTCGGATCGTATTTATCCAAACCGGGCCTTCTTGCGCTACAAGGGAGCCGGGGAGTCTCTGACGACGCTGCAGGCGGCATCGGATTCGTTTGGCTCCTCAAAGTACATGCTACCCTTGCGCGAAGATTCCGCGGTCGAAGATCTGGCATTCAACAAGGGGGACTTGAATGTCATTCCCATCACGGTGCAGGGCGGTAGGACGAGAAGTCACATCACCCTGACGCGCGTCACCTCGTCGGCGTTGAGTACCGGGCCGCTGGGCGATACCAGCGGGGCTCCCGCGCTGGACTACACAAGCGGTAAATATTTTAAAGCCAAGGATTGCACCTTCATTACGAATTACGGGGTAAAGGGGGGGAAGGCCGACCAGGTATTGTTCGAGAATTGCGAGTTCGTCGGCATTGGGGATTGCAACGGACTCATGTGGTACGAAGGATCCCGCTTTGCCATGACCGGTTGTCATGCCCATCCATACGATGCAAGTAGTTCGGTCGATGGCTTGGGCTGGGCAAAAGGGCGTTGGGTGTATGGCGGAGGGTATATTACCAAGGCTTACATCGGGGATAATGTTTCCATCGACATGGCCCCTCGCCTTGCCGATCCGTTTTATCGAGGGAACCCTGTTTCGATTAGCGCGCTTGAATGGGTTGATCCGGAAAAAACCGGGCCAACAGACCAGGCTAGGCAGGTCTTGTCGTTCAGCGATTTAGGCCGTCAAGAGATTGGTAACGTGCAGGCTTCTGTTGGCGAAGTGGGTCATAAACGTCCGGAATGGGGAAGTAAAATCGAAAGCTGGGACTATGACCAGGGCCAAGTGGAAATACGTGGCATGGCGAAGAATCTTGCCAGTAGCACGGATGACGAAGTGATTTTCTTCGATATCGTCGACCAAAACGCTGGAGAGCAGTTTCTGTGGGAGGCGATGGTTGTTACGTATGCAGGTTCCCCGTCCGCAGTGACGGACTCAGCAACCCTCCATTTCGGTGATCTGGAAGAGGATTTTAGTGGTTATACCATGATAATTGCCGAAGGGCGCGGTGCCGGGCAGTCGAGCAAGTTGGCGGCCAGCGACACGTCCAACGGCACCGTAACGCTGGAAACCCCGTTAGGCGTTGAACCGGATTCAACAAGCCTGTGCAAAATCGGGAAGTTCTTGGATCGCGTTGTTTTGTATGGAAATGACCTTAGTGGAACCGACCGAGCTAGCGAGGCCGGTGTTTATACGGCCACTACGGGGATTAGCTGTTATGGCGGCGGAAGCAAGCTCATTGTCGATGGCAACAAGTTTTCGAAAATGAAATCGGGGGTTGTCCTGTGGGCCGGTGCTGGAGAGGCTCCTTCGAACATCATGCAGCCCAACGTCTTTAATGTGGTGAAGAACAACACTATCGAAAGTTGCCAGAACGGGGTCGCGAACGTCGTGAACGACTGGGGCCACGGGGTTCAGCAAGATAAAACCTTCTTCTGCAATGTTACCCGTAGCAACCGTATCGTTAACTCGACGGTGGCGGCATTCGTGAACTCCACCTCGGAAGGGCGCCAGCGAAAGGATCTGTGCGTGTTTGAGCAAATCCATCTCGAGAGCAATGCCGCCATGGTGCTTGAAGAGAATGTGGATGTTCATAATCAAATATGGATTAGGAACGAGTTTACAGTGGAAGGTTCTGGGCATATCAATATCACAATTGTTTTGCCGGGGGGAGTGGATGAAAGCAGGCGCAACACGTCATCTTATCCCTTGGTCGGTTTTGGTGATAGGCCTGTAAGGGCCATGTTATATGACATAGAAGGAACATTGATCCAAACATGGAACGGTTTGGAGGACGAGAGCCGGCTCTACTTGGAAAACCTGATGAGTGACCGATGGTATGAAGTGAAGTTCTTTGTCTTTCAAGAAAGCAGTTGGACCCATCATAGCTCCATTTCAATCGGCCCGAATACCCAGTAG